One Parasphingorhabdus cellanae genomic region harbors:
- a CDS encoding acyl-CoA dehydrogenase family protein — protein sequence MNHEISAEARTIADKVETFVRDKIFAFEKDPRCEDHGPTDELVQEMRALAREAGVLTPHIRDDGSHLTHLETALVLRKSGLSPLGPLAVNTFAPDEGNMYLLGKCASPEQKEHFLKPLVEGITRSAFFMTEPASENGAGSDPMMMQTTAKPDGNHWIINGRKTFITGAKGATVGIVMAKSDDGACMFLVDLPDPAITIERVLDTIDSSMPGSHSVVNIDNLRVPADQMLGESGEGFKYAQVRLAPARLTHCMRWLGCCDRAQEIATDYACKRMAFGKPLVDHEGVGFMLAENQIDLKQAELMIDWCAKVLDTGEIGTTESSMAKVAVSEALFRIADKCVQVMGGTGLSQDTVVEQVFREVRAFRVYDGPTEVHKWSLAKKIKKSHGQLN from the coding sequence TTGAACCACGAAATCAGCGCCGAAGCCCGGACCATCGCCGACAAAGTCGAAACCTTCGTGCGCGACAAAATCTTCGCCTTTGAAAAAGATCCGCGTTGCGAGGATCATGGACCCACCGATGAACTGGTTCAGGAAATGCGCGCCTTGGCAAGGGAAGCGGGTGTCCTTACGCCGCATATCCGCGACGATGGTAGCCATTTGACGCATCTTGAAACTGCCTTGGTGCTGCGCAAATCGGGACTGTCGCCACTCGGGCCGCTGGCCGTTAACACGTTCGCGCCGGATGAGGGCAATATGTACCTGCTCGGCAAATGCGCGTCGCCGGAACAGAAAGAGCATTTTCTCAAGCCGCTGGTGGAAGGTATCACGCGCTCCGCCTTTTTTATGACCGAACCAGCCAGTGAAAATGGTGCGGGTTCTGATCCGATGATGATGCAGACCACGGCCAAGCCGGATGGCAATCACTGGATCATCAATGGCCGCAAGACCTTTATTACTGGGGCCAAAGGGGCGACGGTCGGGATTGTGATGGCGAAGTCCGATGACGGTGCCTGCATGTTCCTTGTCGATTTGCCCGATCCGGCAATCACTATTGAGCGCGTGCTGGATACGATTGACAGCTCCATGCCCGGTAGTCATTCGGTGGTGAATATCGACAATTTGCGGGTGCCTGCTGACCAGATGCTTGGCGAAAGCGGTGAGGGCTTCAAATATGCGCAGGTTCGGTTGGCTCCAGCGCGGCTGACCCATTGCATGCGCTGGCTTGGCTGCTGCGACCGGGCGCAGGAAATTGCCACCGACTATGCCTGCAAGCGGATGGCCTTTGGCAAACCGTTGGTTGATCACGAAGGTGTCGGTTTCATGCTGGCGGAAAATCAGATTGATCTGAAGCAGGCAGAGTTGATGATCGACTGGTGCGCGAAGGTTCTTGATACCGGAGAAATTGGCACGACCGAAAGTTCGATGGCGAAAGTCGCGGTGTCCGAAGCGCTGTTCCGCATCGCCGACAAATGCGTGCAGGTGATGGGCGGCACCGGCCTCAGCCAGGATACGGTTGTCGAACAGGTCTTCCGCGAAGTGCGTGCGTTCCGTGTTTATGATGGCCCGACCGAAGTGCACAAATGGTCGCTCGCCAAGAAAATCAAGAAATCCCACGGGCAGCTAAATTAG
- a CDS encoding limonene-1,2-epoxide hydrolase family protein: protein MSNAAEKIVLDFIESWNNLDYDSIYAAMADDIFYHNIPMEPCEGIEAVRAFFEGSGMGSDGAEWITHHIATNGNVVLTERTDKFRINSAWIAIRVMGTFEIAGGKIAKWRDYFDLAEFQNEMARVMGAGNA, encoded by the coding sequence ATGTCCAATGCTGCTGAAAAAATCGTTCTCGACTTTATCGAAAGCTGGAACAATCTTGACTATGATTCGATCTACGCCGCGATGGCGGACGATATTTTCTACCACAATATCCCGATGGAACCGTGCGAAGGGATAGAGGCGGTACGCGCTTTTTTCGAAGGCTCCGGCATGGGGTCCGATGGCGCGGAATGGATAACCCACCATATCGCCACCAACGGAAATGTGGTTCTGACCGAGCGGACCGACAAGTTCCGCATCAATAGCGCATGGATCGCGATCCGGGTGATGGGCACGTTTGAAATTGCAGGCGGCAAGATCGCAAAATGGCGCGACTATTTCGATCTTGCCGAATTCCAGAACGAGATGGCGCGCGTGATGGGTGCTGGCAACGCCTGA
- a CDS encoding SDR family NAD(P)-dependent oxidoreductase, producing MTERLQGKTAIITGGASGIGAAMVKRFAQEGAKVLSTDVQVELGRQVADEAGALFVEQDVSGEAGWQTVVAKAQSEFGRLDILVNNAGIVAAKSIEDIDLESWHHLLGINLTGVMLGCQNAIKAMKQNPGGSSGSIINIASTSAFTALPGDVTYTASKSAVRMLTRSVAVHCAQQGLNIRCNNIVPGGTHTGIIDAAKQVVPDIYDRVAAMSPMNRMGEGADMAGAAVYLASEDAAFVTGSDLLVDGGMLAVHPGY from the coding sequence ATGACAGAGCGGTTGCAGGGGAAAACGGCCATCATCACCGGTGGTGCCAGTGGCATTGGCGCGGCGATGGTCAAGCGCTTTGCGCAAGAGGGCGCGAAAGTGCTGTCCACCGATGTTCAGGTGGAGCTTGGTCGACAGGTTGCCGATGAAGCCGGTGCGCTTTTTGTCGAGCAGGATGTGTCGGGCGAAGCAGGTTGGCAGACGGTGGTGGCCAAGGCACAATCCGAATTTGGCCGTCTCGATATTCTCGTCAATAATGCCGGAATCGTGGCGGCGAAATCGATTGAGGATATTGATCTGGAAAGCTGGCACCATTTGCTTGGTATCAACCTGACTGGCGTGATGCTCGGTTGTCAGAATGCGATTAAGGCGATGAAGCAGAATCCCGGTGGGTCATCCGGTTCGATCATCAATATCGCTTCCACCTCGGCTTTTACGGCGCTGCCCGGAGATGTCACCTATACAGCATCGAAAAGCGCAGTGCGCATGTTGACCCGGTCTGTGGCCGTGCATTGCGCGCAGCAGGGCCTCAACATTCGCTGCAACAATATCGTGCCGGGCGGAACCCATACCGGGATTATCGATGCGGCTAAGCAAGTGGTGCCGGACATTTATGACCGGGTTGCTGCCATGTCGCCCATGAACCGCATGGGTGAAGGCGCGGATATGGCGGGGGCAGCGGTCTATCTCGCGAGCGAGGATGCAGCGTTTGTGACCGGCAGCGATTTGCTCGTCGACGGGGGGATGCTGGCTGTGCATCCGGGCTATTAA
- a CDS encoding thiolase family protein: MSDVCIVGAGIHPFGRTEGRDGMDQGVYAVKQALADTGIKWEDVEFAFGGSSASGAADTMVSQLGLTGIQFINVSNGCATGGSALNAAASAIKSGEYEMGMAVGFDKHPRGAFNADPAAYGLPNWYGEAGYMLTTQFFGAKIMRYLHENGLSTEALGRVSEKAFRNGAKTDHAWRRSEVDLETIMNAPMISDPLNKYMFCSPAEGAVALILASEKKAKELGGPMIRLKTSVMRTRPPGSFEVFAASIDNERGGTATELAAKAAFEQAGMGPEDIDVAQLQDTEAGAEIMHMAENGFCAHGDQEKWLIEGRTEINGALPVNTDGGCLACGEPIGASGLRQVYENVVQLRGTAGERQVPGDPKTAYTQVYGAPGVSAVTILQR, from the coding sequence ATGAGCGACGTATGTATTGTAGGCGCAGGTATCCATCCCTTTGGCCGGACCGAAGGCCGCGATGGGATGGATCAGGGCGTTTACGCCGTGAAACAGGCTTTGGCTGATACTGGTATAAAATGGGAAGATGTTGAATTTGCTTTTGGCGGTTCCAGCGCATCGGGCGCAGCGGACACAATGGTGTCACAGCTCGGCTTGACCGGTATTCAGTTTATCAACGTCTCCAATGGCTGCGCTACAGGTGGTTCTGCGCTTAATGCGGCGGCGAGCGCGATCAAATCCGGCGAATATGAGATGGGCATGGCGGTTGGTTTCGACAAACATCCGCGCGGCGCGTTTAATGCTGACCCAGCGGCTTATGGTCTGCCCAACTGGTATGGCGAAGCGGGCTATATGCTGACCACGCAGTTTTTCGGCGCGAAAATCATGCGCTACCTGCATGAGAACGGTTTAAGCACCGAAGCCTTGGGACGGGTTTCTGAAAAGGCTTTCCGCAATGGGGCAAAGACGGATCACGCATGGCGGCGCAGTGAGGTGGACCTTGAAACCATCATGAACGCGCCGATGATCAGCGATCCGCTCAATAAATATATGTTCTGCTCACCAGCTGAGGGCGCGGTTGCCCTGATCCTCGCGAGCGAGAAAAAAGCCAAGGAACTCGGCGGGCCGATGATCCGTCTGAAGACCTCGGTGATGCGTACCCGTCCACCGGGATCGTTTGAGGTTTTTGCGGCTTCGATCGATAATGAGCGGGGCGGCACAGCGACCGAACTGGCGGCCAAGGCTGCCTTTGAACAGGCGGGGATGGGGCCGGAAGATATCGATGTTGCGCAGCTTCAGGATACCGAGGCGGGTGCTGAAATCATGCATATGGCGGAAAATGGCTTCTGTGCGCATGGCGATCAGGAAAAATGGCTGATTGAAGGGCGCACCGAAATAAACGGCGCACTGCCAGTGAATACTGATGGCGGTTGTCTGGCTTGCGGAGAGCCCATTGGTGCGTCCGGTCTGCGGCAAGTTTACGAAAATGTCGTGCAGCTGCGCGGGACGGCCGGGGAGCGGCAGGTGCCGGGCGATCCGAAGACCGCCTATACACAGGTCTATGGCGCGCCGGGTGTTTCCGCTGTCACGATATTGCAGCGTTGA
- a CDS encoding Zn-ribbon domain-containing OB-fold protein, which translates to MGAQPIADNLFTDENMTALVGARNKQTGHIFFPLPLTPNDDIEPIALATRGTVWTYTVQRFPPKTPYAGPADPMDFKPYVVAYVSLPGQTMVESRLTGVEPEDVKIGMEVELTAIPLDPDAPADEQIMIHAFQPV; encoded by the coding sequence ATGGGCGCACAGCCAATCGCAGATAATCTGTTCACAGATGAGAATATGACGGCCTTGGTCGGTGCACGCAACAAGCAAACGGGGCATATATTTTTCCCGCTGCCGCTCACACCGAATGACGATATTGAACCGATAGCCTTGGCGACCCGCGGTACTGTGTGGACCTATACGGTACAGCGCTTTCCGCCCAAGACGCCTTATGCGGGGCCCGCCGACCCGATGGATTTTAAGCCCTATGTGGTGGCCTATGTGTCCTTGCCCGGCCAGACGATGGTGGAATCGCGGTTGACGGGTGTGGAGCCGGAGGACGTTAAAATCGGCATGGAAGTCGAGCTAACGGCGATTCCGTTGGACCCGGATGCCCCTGCTGACGAACAAATTATGATCCACGCTTTCCAGCCGGTTTGA
- a CDS encoding SDR family oxidoreductase: MGRLDGKIAIVTGAGSGLGKAISESFASEGAKVVVTDVNAESAESVATAIGANAMALHQDVADVQRWQAVFEETEKAFGTPHILVNNAGLVIPATIEDCTLEQFRLTNSIMLEGVFLGCQTAVRAMKAQEELCSIINLSSMAALQGYSPFLAYAAAKGGVRSMTKSVALHCKEQNYPIRCNSLHPAGIDTPMVRQAAVGAEGDPTPETGMIPLGGLGHTNDVAELCVYLASDASRFMTAGEYPVDNGTLYQPN; the protein is encoded by the coding sequence ATGGGCCGGTTAGATGGTAAAATTGCGATAGTCACAGGAGCAGGTTCGGGACTGGGAAAAGCCATAAGCGAGAGCTTTGCAAGCGAAGGCGCAAAGGTGGTGGTCACAGATGTGAATGCCGAGAGCGCCGAGAGCGTTGCCACAGCGATCGGTGCCAATGCCATGGCGCTGCATCAAGATGTGGCCGACGTGCAGCGCTGGCAGGCGGTTTTTGAAGAGACAGAAAAAGCCTTTGGAACGCCGCATATATTGGTCAACAATGCTGGCCTGGTCATTCCCGCCACTATCGAGGATTGCACATTGGAGCAATTTCGGCTGACCAACTCCATTATGCTGGAAGGTGTTTTTCTTGGTTGTCAGACAGCGGTCCGAGCCATGAAGGCACAAGAGGAGCTCTGCTCTATTATCAACCTGAGCTCCATGGCAGCTTTGCAGGGCTATTCGCCTTTCCTCGCCTATGCAGCGGCCAAGGGCGGCGTGCGGTCCATGACCAAATCGGTCGCGCTCCACTGCAAGGAACAAAATTACCCGATCCGCTGCAACAGCTTGCATCCTGCGGGTATCGACACGCCGATGGTCCGGCAGGCGGCAGTCGGCGCAGAAGGTGATCCAACACCGGAAACCGGCATGATCCCGCTAGGCGGATTGGGCCATACCAATGATGTTGCGGAACTATGCGTCTATCTGGCCAGCGATGCATCGCGCTTCATGACGGCGGGCGAGTATCCAGTGGACAATGGGACGCTGTATCAGCCGAATTGA
- a CDS encoding NADP-dependent oxidoreductase yields the protein MTKNRKFTLVSRPDGEPKPSDFALVEEDLPELEDGSFLVRNHYISLDPAQRGWMSDAESYMPPIALGAAVTASAVGRVHASKNPDFPEGQWVVGLAAMEEYSVCQVGGFTAPVDASLVPSPTNFLSVLGAVGMTAYFGMIDDGKPKEGETLLVTGAAGAVGSLVGQIGKIKGCRVVGIAGGADKCAKLVDDYGFDAAIDYRGKSQAQLEAEIAAAAPDGVDLIWENVGGEIMDAGIASINEYGRMVLCGLISEYNSPEPVGTRNLWYLISRQATIKGFLVRDYPPRFPEGIAQMGQWLAEGKIKHDEDIEKGIENSYDAFMKLFSGGNQGKMILDVSPQE from the coding sequence ATGACCAAGAACCGCAAATTTACGCTCGTCAGCCGCCCTGACGGAGAACCCAAGCCGAGCGATTTCGCACTGGTGGAAGAAGACCTGCCGGAACTGGAAGATGGCTCCTTTCTCGTCCGCAATCACTATATTTCTCTCGATCCAGCCCAGCGCGGATGGATGAGTGATGCGGAAAGCTATATGCCGCCCATCGCCTTGGGCGCGGCGGTAACGGCGAGCGCCGTTGGCCGGGTCCATGCGTCAAAAAATCCGGATTTCCCCGAAGGTCAATGGGTGGTTGGCTTGGCCGCAATGGAGGAATATTCAGTTTGTCAGGTAGGCGGCTTTACCGCGCCTGTCGACGCATCGCTGGTCCCATCACCGACCAATTTCCTTTCCGTATTGGGCGCTGTCGGCATGACCGCCTATTTCGGCATGATCGATGACGGCAAACCCAAAGAGGGCGAGACGTTGCTCGTCACCGGCGCGGCGGGTGCGGTTGGCTCGCTGGTCGGACAGATCGGCAAGATCAAGGGCTGCCGGGTGGTCGGTATTGCTGGCGGCGCAGATAAATGTGCGAAACTTGTCGATGATTATGGCTTTGACGCAGCTATTGATTATCGCGGCAAGAGTCAGGCGCAGCTTGAGGCAGAAATTGCCGCCGCCGCGCCCGACGGCGTGGATCTGATCTGGGAAAATGTTGGTGGCGAAATCATGGATGCCGGCATCGCATCGATCAACGAATATGGCCGGATGGTGCTGTGCGGATTGATCAGCGAATATAACAGCCCGGAGCCCGTGGGCACGCGAAACCTGTGGTATCTGATCTCGCGTCAGGCGACGATCAAAGGCTTCTTGGTCCGTGACTATCCGCCGCGCTTTCCCGAAGGCATTGCGCAAATGGGACAATGGCTGGCCGAGGGGAAAATCAAGCATGATGAGGATATCGAAAAAGGCATCGAAAATAGCTATGATGCCTTCATGAAGCTGTTCTCTGGCGGCAATCAAGGCAAAATGATTCTGGATGTCTCACCACAGGAATAG